The Triticum aestivum cultivar Chinese Spring chromosome 4B, IWGSC CS RefSeq v2.1, whole genome shotgun sequence sequence TATAGGATGCGTGTTGCTGCACGTACCTAGTACTGTAGTGGTAGTAGTCTCATGATGTACTCCATGCCTTTTCTTGAGGGGACATGCGCATGTGCAGCATTTTGGTCTGCCAAACCTCCGGCGATTGCGGTGCGGTCGGATCCAAAACTCGTTATTTGCTTCGAGCAAccagcattgaaattcttttgactAGAGTCTATCTATCTACTCTCTGTCTCTGGAGTAGGAGTACTTCTAAATCCGTAAGCATAAAGCTCCAGAACCAACCAGGCATCCATATGTGCAGACAGTAGCATCTAAGAATTAGGCAGCATTAGAAATCTTCTCTATCGATCGATCCTtttgagtaaatagcataaaactactactttacaggctagaATTTCAAAAAACTATCAGTTTTAAATTTTTCTCATATAACTACCAAGTGggtggtcggctgtttcaaaaaacccaaattcCGCGTTGCTAACGTTTTAAACCGATttatgacaggtcggacccactccTAAACAATCCGTTAGTTGACCgttttgtttgaccgttaacttaTTGTGGGACCCACGTGTAAGATGTCTCTTCTTCCTTCTACCATTTCTTCTCTCCTTGTCTCTTTCTTTCCCGTCCCCTCCTCCCGGCAATGGCCCGACCACGGCCACCCTCACCACGCCCCGCGCCCAGAGCAAGGGTCGGCCGCCGCGAGCCGCCCCCAGGGGCAAAGGCCGCCGCGCCCAGGAGCAAGGGCCGGTCGCGCGAGCCGCCCCCAGGAGCAAAGGCCGCCGCGAGCCGCCGCGCCCAGGGGCAAGGGCCGGCCGCCGCGAGCCGCCCCGAGGAGCAAAGGCCGTCGCGAGCCGCCGCGCCCAGGGGCAAGGGCCGCCGCGCCCAGGAGCACAGGCTGCCGCGCGCCGCGCCCAGGAGAAGCGGCAGCGGCGGGCAAGGAGCTCCGCCTGGACCCAGCCCGTCGAGCCGCCTCCTTCCGCCTGGCCTGCAACCTGGCTCCACGCGTCGCCCGGGACGGAAGGGAGCTCCACGGCGGTGCCATGGCTGCTGGCCGGCGACCCTCACGCCGGCTGCTGGCGCACGGCCACGaggagggacccgattgcttttttcaaAAGTTTGCAGGGACCCGATTGCGTTTTGAAAAGTTTGCAGGGACCTGATGGCATTTTTGAAAAATTtacagacactgacatgtgggaccacatgtcagttaacggtcaaaTAGACGGATCGTTTAGGTGCggcccgacctgtcataaaccTATTTAATTTTTTAACAACGaagattttgggttttttgaaacagccgacccctaacttggtagttatctgagaaaatttaaaaaccggtagttttttgaaatcctagcctgtaaagtagtagctttatgctatttactcgatCCTTTTAGATCATCTTTCTTGAGTCCATTAATAAAAGGTACAACTGTGAACACGGAACACTCAAATCAACAGATTAAGGCTCAAGCTAATTAACTAACTGGGTGTATGATTGGTGCATGCTGTGTGAACTGGGCCCAAAAGGTATTATACTCCACTTTGACTAAACAGATTACTGTTAGGCGCAGAGTAGTACTAGGAATAACGAATATTCATGTCTGATCCCAGGCTCATCTGTTCATGGTGAACAATaaaatacttcctccgtttctttttactccgcgtataaaATTTGGTCGaaatcaaactacacaaagtttgaccaaattcacatcaaaaaatatcaacatctataatactaaaattatatggtatgaaaatacatttcatggtgcatctgataataatgatttcatattgtgaatgatgatatgttttaatataaagttagtcaaactttataaagcttgactttgatcaAACCTTATATGCacactaaaaagaaacggagggaataCTATACGATCTGTGGATAGATATAATTCAAGTCTTTTTCACATGTATGCTATAGAAGAGTCTTGCTATGCACACAAGGAAACTTGGACAATGCACAGACGATGGATTAAATCTTGCCAAACACGCGTTGATTCACAAGGGAGTCGGCCGCTGGATTTACGTGTCGTGCATAGATCGGCCACTTGTATCGTGCACGGAGCAATTTCGGCTATAGAATTTGCTGATGCACGTCCGTACGTATTTATATGCTGCCTTGAGGAGAGAATTCACTTCGAATTGTCCATGATAGCTATAGATAGATATATGAATGTTTCGACCATGACCATGCATCATGCATCATGCATGCCACCAGTTTCTAAGGATGAGCATGGATTGGGCCAAATAGTACCGCCGGAGACCGGGTCCGTCTGTATGTCCTCGAAACTTGAAAAAAAAATGAGAAAATTCAGCAGGATGGTCGGATCATCATCTCGTTCACGATCATGTACCGGTAGGCAGTAGCTACATACCGATCGAGACGTGGACTAACCTTGACATTTGTTGGGTAGTGAAACGGTGATGCAAAAATTAATTAAGAAAACCATAAGCGTGCTAATGTACTCTTCCTGTGCCAAAGTGCTGCCCAAAGTCCATGTAAGTGTTACAAAAAATGCTCTAGATTTGACTCACAATAAACACACAGTCGGTAGCGGAAGGCAGTCGGTAGTTTTCAGTAGCACAGGAAAGCAACACGAGGAGCCGGAGTCATGCATGCAAGCATGATTGCCATGATTCTTTACTTAACCGTCTCGATAGCACAGTGTCGGCAAGCAGCTTTTCCACACCAAAAACTGTTCATTTTTCACGAGCTACGACGTTGCATATGCTCTACCAGCTACACGGCCGGAGCGATGTAGCACCTGCAGGTGTGAAACGCGTCACTCCAATGCGCGCGCCCGTTTGGATCAACTCTCAAAGTCCACCGGAGTAGGTGAAGACGATGATGCAATCTAATAATATGTGATGGCAGACTAGTAGCTAGTATAATCATGGCCGGCGGCGTGAGCTAGCCTTTTCCCCCCATAAATACCGGCCGCCCGGCGTTCCTCCACCATACGCGCCGAGAACAACATCCCGCCCCCGACGTCGGGGCTCGCAAACCTTACGTCCCTCTTCGCCGCGCAGGGGCTCTCCCAGAAAGACATGGTCGCCCTCTCAGGTACTAGAACGTACTACATGCAAATGCACGTATGACGTACCCATTAACCGCCAATTAAACAACAAAAAATATTGTATATTAACCTATTATTTACTGAGATTTTCAGAAAATAAATTTACAACATACCATCGATCTATTTCTACTCCAACTGACCATTAATGTACTGTTCCAGTCCTAATAACCAACATATAAGTAGTGATCACGTAATTTTCTTTTCCTGAATCAAGGTAAAATTCTTTGACTACTTTCACTGACTATTAATTTATCAATGGAGTAGTTGGTAACTTTGGGAGCTGCAAAAGAGCTGGGATCAACCAACGGAACTGATAGCCACGTTTTGACTCGAAAACTAAAAACTATACTACTGATAATATACTTTACAGGTCATGAATTAGAAAGTTGGTGACAAATTACCATTGACCTGAACCTCTAGAAATTATTGCTCTGTAAGGCTACTATagacacaacaacaacaaaaaaagttGATCTGCTCCGTGATCACTTAAAATACGTAGAAGCGCCAATTACGGAAGTTGGTGAATGATTGTtaacaatggaaagaaaaagagTAATCATTTAACGGTAACCTGACCCATCACTTGTTCCAGGAGCCCACACGATCGGCCAAGCACGCTGCACATTCTTCCGGGACCACATCTACAACGACACAAACATCGACTCCGGCTTCGCCAGGAGCCGCCAGTCAGACTGCCCTCGCACCGCCGGCTCCGGCGACAACAACCTGGCGCCACTGGACCTGCAGACCCCGACCATGTTCGAGAACGACTACTACAAGAACCTCGTCCAGAAGAGGGGCATCCTGCACTCGGACCAGGAGCTCTTCAACGGCGGCGCCGCCGACGCGCTGGTCCGGCAGTACGTCGGCAGCCAGAGCGCCTTCTTCAAGGACTTCGTGGTGGGGATGATCAAGATGGGGGACATCACGCCGCTGACGGGGTCCAGCGGACAGATCAGGAAGAACTGCAGGAGGATCAACTAAGAAAAGATCCTCCACTTTCTGCGCAGACAGTTGTGAAATCCCTAGAAATGCAGCACAATCCGTAGCAATCCAGGATGTGTTTGGTCGCGCCCATGCTTGCAAGCAGCTTGTGGTTTCCTCTCGTTCGACTCTGTTTATGCAATTGTGAAATCAATGTACGTTGTGCCTGGTGGGTTAATAAAAGGTCTACCCCGTCTCTATAGTCAGAAATTATTGGTGAAAACTGAAAAGCctgcagcacgacgacatgataaCCTAATTTTTTGCAACTGAAGAACCATATAGGCCATCAAGAAGCTGTGACCCTCTGGAACGACAACTACTTTATCATTGCGTGTGGAAGATCATAGAATAAATGAAGATCTAGGATGCTGCATATCATAGTTTGGCCGCCTGGACACACTATTCTTAGGCATGCCCTTGCAGCTCAAGTTACTATTATTACCTTTGCACGTTGCGAAAATAACCAAATTGGCTTGCAAATGGTGATTCAAATTTTCGCAACTGAAGAACCAGATGTGCCAATAATTGACTTGGCACATCTATGCAGATCAATCACAACAGAACACAAAAGGGCACAATCTGAGAGCATCAAAATCTTCTGCCAGCTGGAACAAATATCCCAGGTAATATCTAGAGgaatttttttttgcgggaaatatcTAGAGGAAATTATCAAGACAGTAAGCAAAACATGGATTATCTCAACTGTCACTACTATCCCCGGCCCCCAACATCAAGCCTCATATGAATAGCAGCAATATTGTGCAATGTAATTCTCATCAGATCAAATCTACCTAATTAAATCAAATTTAACACAAGAGCAATAGGTGCTCCGCAATTGCCAACTGAAAAAAACAGCATTTCCGACAGAATAGTAGTCATTTGCATCAACGAAGACGGTAACAAATCATGTTCGCAGAAACAAGAGTCCATGCGGATCATACAAAAAAACTCTGAAAATAGTGCATGTCCAAACTGTGACTACAGAACACAACAACTTCCAGAGCTAGTAAAGATAAAGTAAACATGCACCTTTCACTTCAGAAGTTCACGAAAGGGTCGCCAACAGAACTGCCCGATGCTCTCTTGAAGTTTCCCATGCCACCATCTTCAGGATCAGAACACCCAGTGACCATGATTTTGGAGCCTGcactggcccgtttcatggaccgcAGAGGATTCACTTTGGAGTGCATATCCTCCATGGAAGTGAACCATGCATTGGCCAACACTATCACCACATGCTTCAGCACCAGCGCACTCTCAAAGAAAAACTTGAGAAAAGCAAGCTCACTCCGATCCCCTCGGAAATCATGGAAAACCAGCAGGTTGATGCGCGAGCTGATGCATTCTATGGTACCAGACTCATTCCAGAACTTGAGGTTGTGCTTGCCAGAGGGTTGACCAGTTTTTCCAGACTGAAAAAATAATTAAGTTAGTGCACATGAAGTTCATCAGATGTTGATGGATCCTGATACAACAGCAGCAATTCACAGTATGATGCTAGTACATTATGGTGCAAATGAGTGCCAAAAGAAGCATCAGGGGCTTCACCATGATGTGGAGCGTCTCAACATTGGGAAAGCATCTGAGGACAGTCGGGATCATCTTGACATCATTGCGGACTCCACAACGCACCTCCAAAGCCAGGACCCTCACACTTGGTACCATGGTGCTTGGGCTCACCTTTGTCCCAGCCTGCCATTGAAACCTCAATGCACTCAATTAAGAGAAGAAAGATCACACATGTACATTGATCATTTTGGTATGATGTACTCCAATGGAACAAATGGAAAAAAATGTGGCACCTTGATGACGGTGTCGCCGAACTCTAGGACATGACTTCCTGAATCCAAGTATCCCAACGAGTGCAACTTGGGGGCATAACCGATCTTCACCTTGGTGCAAACCCCGCCGCGGCTCCAACATCCTGTTAGGATGAGTCTCTCAAGGCGCGGGGCGTCCACCACAGCGATTTCTTCAAAGGAGGACATGAGGATCTTCACGCACCGGAGGCTTTGGCTGACAAGGCGAAGACTAAGCTTGAAAAGATTCCCATGGATATAAAGCGTCTCCAGCACGGGGCTCCTGTCGAGGATGAAGTCCAGATCcttgctctccatgacgaggctGCAGAGCCCGAGCTCAAGGAGGTTAGGGAAACAGGTGGCGCTCGGGATGCCGGCCGTGTCGGGGAACTTCCAGAGGCCGAGGTAGAGGCGGGTGAGGGTGGTCATGCCTAAGAAGGTGGAGGGGAGAACGAGGTCGAGCGGCCAAGGGCGGTTGACGAGGACAAGTTCCTGGATCCCCTTGTTGGCGAGGATGTGGAGCCAGCGCGTGAGCATGCCATGGAACTCTTCCATGTGGCTGCTGGTGAGGTGGACGCAGCGGAAGGGTCCCGGGTGCGCGGCGAGGATGCGGGACACGGCGGAGGTGATGCGCCGTGCATCGCCACGCGCGGCCGCGGTGCCTGCGGCTGCGGTGGCTGCGGCTGCGGGGAGGATGTGAGAATCGACGAGGACGAGCGGGGCGGAGCGCCAGACCCCGCGCCAACGCCGGGAGAGCGCCGCGGTGCGCGCGCCTTCCTTGACTGGGAGGCGAGAGACGATGTTGCGGAGGAGCACGTCCGGAAGGCGGCTGACGCCGTCGACGGAGTGGTGGGGGAGGAGAGCGCAGAGGCGAGCGTCGACGGAGACGGGCGGGTCCGGGAGGGCGTAGTGGGTGTAGGAGAGCACGCGGGCGAAGAGGGCCTCCATCTCCTCCGGGTCCTGGCCGTCGAGCCGGAACATCAACGCCGTCGCCGGATCCATGGGAACGGGCGGCACCCGGGTGTCCATGGCCGTCGCCGGAAGCGCCGCGGTGGGGACGAGGGTTTTGGGCGGCGCGTGTCCTCTGTGGAGTGGAGCGGAGCGGAGCGGCGGAAGAGAAGGGAAATTGCTCCTGAGCCGAGGGAAAAGGCCCAATGTCCCGCTGGATGGGCCTCCCAATGGGCACGTTCGAGCACGCTGAGGAGCAGCCGCGTGGTGCGACCAGACCGCAAAATTATACTACTACTTTTAACGATTACTAATTGAACGCCCGTGGGTTGCCACCGCATAAAAAAACAATGCTTAAACATATTTTCTAATTAAAAAAAGTGTGCTATAATCAAATGTAATTCTTTCATGCAGCAACAAAATCATTATTTGACCCCGCTCATTGCCCCCTCAGCAATTTTCATATCTCGTTATCGGCCATCTCCTTGCAAGAAGATAATTAAATCGTCATCTTTCTTTCTCCCCTACCCTTCTTCCTTCCACCTTCATTATCGTCACCATCTCTAAGCACTGCTTATAAATCCCGTACTGGTACAAAATATTATTATTTCATCAAAGATTTTTGTGATGCTCTTTTTGACGGTCAGTAATTTGAATAGGCGCATGCGAGAGATGGGACTGTCGAAGAGGTACGCGAAGAGGGTGACGTGCGAGGAAAGGTACGGACTCGCTCCCGCGACGCGCCCCCCGCGCGCGTCATGGGAGATACCCTAGCGCTGCCGGCGGgcttcccctcctcctccctcgtctCCCTCGTCGCCGCCAGAGAGGGCGCGCCGGGCGAAGCCTAgtaggcgctggcggcggcggggctgcctTGTCTCCTTAGCCAGGGCCTTTGGCGCGggtcgaggaggctgcctgggatGCGGCGCTGGCGGCGGGCGCGGCAGCGCGGCGACGAGCTAGAGCCTGCTGGCGGCGGCTTCGTGGCGGCGGCGTGaccggcgcggcggtggcgggcgtGCCTTGGTCGCTATCGTGGGCGttcccttcttagggacaccaTCTTGGAGGCCTGGTTCCGTCGTTCCCGTCTCACCTCCCCTCGGAGGAAGTCTCCGGTGGCTCCAAGCAGTTCGTCCTCGCGCATTTGTAGTGGCTTGATAGTCGTTGGGGTGCTGTGGCGGTGCCCGGCACCTTTGTATCTCGCCTTGGGTGTGTGTCGTGTGCGGTGGTGGTGTGAATTTGTATCATGGTCCTTGTGGttcggtgctttatatataaagcaggacGAAAGCCTTTTTTGGTAGGAGGGTGACGTGCTCGAGTTAGCTCGTGATCTCCCGTGACGGCGATCTTACAACCACTATCTACACTCCATCTCTTtctgagatggaggaggcggcgccACAACAAGAAAGGGAGTATGGAATTTCCCGAAGTCCATTGTGTGTGATCAAAACAGCCTTGTACATATACCTTTTGCAGTTCTCCGAATAGATGATGATTCTATTATGTCATAATATGCTCTTACATAACCACAAAAAAGTATTCCTGGAAGTTGAGCCAACCAGACACCAAACAATACAGCGTGCCATCCGGCGCTTGCACGCCAGACCTCGTACCTGCTCGCTGCATCTTCCCATAGGGGATAGGACTACTGTAGTTTAGGACAGTTGATGCTTTGTTCATTTTACTTCAGAACTTTATGCTCCTGCAGATTGTCGAGTTTTTCTgttctacttcctccgttccgatttactcgtcgtggttttagttcaaatttaaactaaaaccacgacgagtaaatcggaattgaactaaaaccacgacgagtaaatcggaacggagggagtagccatTAATATGCCATACTGTTTGTGAATAAAAACTTATGGTATTTGCAGGATTATTTGCTTAGCCTTTTTTATTTGTGCTCCCTTTGTGAGCTGTACTCCGGATTACAGACTTTGTATTTTGCTGAACTTGTTTAATAATAGGGCCGCATGCATCTTTCGTATGCAGAGGCCAGGGGAACCTCcttttctaaaataaataaaaaaaggcaGGTGTTGTATCTATTAGAAGAAGAGAAAGACAAAAGGTTCTGGCCGAAGCCCAGTTACAGAATACAGTAGTCAAGATTAGCCACCTCTGACAAAAGCTAGCTTTCTCAATCTCATTATCTCCTGGATCCTACAGATCCTGTCATAAACCCCTAAGCATTTATGCTAAAAAACACGCATTTCTATCTTTCCAAATCTGCCAAAGGGTGTAAGAAAAAAATCCACGTACTTGTCAAAGGTAAATTTTAGCCGTTTATTTTGGAATGTGTTCCATTCATCAAGCTGATTTGCCTCAATGTCAACAAGCAAGTTGATGAACCAAAAAAATGACCTTGTGTAGCATCCTTTTGGCAAGTGCCAGCATGAGCAAAGCATATTCTTCTTAGCCTCAACGACAAAGTCTTTTCTTGGACTCTTCTGTTGCAATCCAATATTCAGAGAATTAATTACTCTGTTCCAATAATCCCTAGTTTAGTGCATAAAAAATATACCTTAAAAAATTCTGAAGTGTGACTTGTATGGTGGCACTCATAAAGACAGTAAAGGCTGTCAAGCCTAGCCAACCTTCGAATCAGGGAGCTTTTG is a genomic window containing:
- the LOC123091509 gene encoding F-box/FBD/LRR-repeat protein At3g26920, with protein sequence MDTRVPPVPMDPATALMFRLDGQDPEEMEALFARVLSYTHYALPDPPVSVDARLCALLPHHSVDGVSRLPDVLLRNIVSRLPVKEGARTAALSRRWRGVWRSAPLVLVDSHILPAAAATAAAGTAAARGDARRITSAVSRILAAHPGPFRCVHLTSSHMEEFHGMLTRWLHILANKGIQELVLVNRPWPLDLVLPSTFLGMTTLTRLYLGLWKFPDTAGIPSATCFPNLLELGLCSLVMESKDLDFILDRSPVLETLYIHGNLFKLSLRLVSQSLRCVKILMSSFEEIAVVDAPRLERLILTGCWSRGGVCTKVKIGYAPKLHSLGYLDSGSHVLEFGDTVIKAGTKVSPSTMVPSVRVLALEVRCGVRNDVKMIPTVLRCFPNVETLHIMSGKTGQPSGKHNLKFWNESGTIECISSRINLLVFHDFRGDRSELAFLKFFFESALVLKHVVIVLANAWFTSMEDMHSKVNPLRSMKRASAGSKIMVTGCSDPEDGGMGNFKRASGSSVGDPFVNF
- the LOC123090028 gene encoding peroxidase 4-like; translation: MGQVVPPVTLQQSRTLRLGGPSWEVKMGRRDSTTASFNGAENNIPPPTSGLANLTSLFAAQGLSQKDMVGLSGAHTIGQARCTFFRDHIYNDTNIDSGFARSRQSDCPRTAGSGDNNLAPLDLQTPTMFENDYYKNLVQKRGILHSDQELFNGGAADALVRQYVGSQSAFFKDFVVGMIKMGDITPLTGSSGQIRKNCRRIN